One genomic segment of Desulfovibrio sp. UCD-KL4C includes these proteins:
- a CDS encoding sulfite exporter TauE/SafE family protein, which produces MEFETIFLVALQSSFFIGLIHGINPCGHSWLMLAPFVYGEKKGSRVFSLTSAFIMGTSMACLIIGFTLGSISLTIPASFEYVVDIATVCVLIGLGAILIVKPELLHSHDHDHDHDHDHDHGHSHEHEHSHEHSHDCQCEDHCEAKSTIHSMTFWGLFSIGFFNMIVPCPTVAIMYSYALDSGSVLKGIAVFASYAIGTGIALSGVIYAIYKAAGFVRALKQGWVEPLVMRTAGVMTIGFGIYSYTTM; this is translated from the coding sequence ATGGAATTTGAAACTATATTTCTAGTGGCGCTGCAAAGCAGTTTTTTTATAGGGCTTATCCATGGGATTAACCCATGTGGGCATTCATGGCTTATGCTTGCTCCTTTTGTTTATGGAGAAAAAAAAGGTAGCCGCGTTTTCTCGTTGACTTCAGCTTTTATCATGGGAACATCAATGGCCTGCCTTATTATCGGTTTTACATTGGGGTCCATTTCCTTGACTATTCCTGCATCGTTTGAATACGTTGTGGATATTGCCACCGTTTGTGTCTTGATCGGTCTAGGGGCAATATTAATTGTTAAGCCAGAGTTGCTCCATAGCCATGACCACGATCACGACCACGATCACGACCACGATCACGGACACAGCCACGAACATGAACATAGCCATGAACATTCGCATGACTGTCAGTGCGAAGACCATTGTGAAGCTAAATCTACAATTCATAGTATGACTTTTTGGGGGCTTTTCTCTATTGGATTTTTCAACATGATTGTGCCGTGTCCCACTGTTGCAATCATGTACTCATATGCTCTTGATTCAGGTAGTGTATTGAAGGGAATCGCAGTTTTTGCAAGCTATGCGATAGGAACAGGGATTGCTCTTTCTGGCGTAATTTACGCTATTTACAAAGCAGCAGGCTTTGTGCGTGCTTTAAAACAAGGCTGGGTTGAGCCGCTTGTAATGCGGACTGCAGGAGTTATGACAATCGGTTTCGGGATCTACAGCTATACAACTATGTAA
- a CDS encoding MarR family winged helix-turn-helix transcriptional regulator produces MSSLNNLNHSVVEFYEKLSSWENDIVRGKGITLPQMHTLEVLGSQQPMRMKELAQGMGITTGTLTVLVDRLEIKGFVCRKPHDSDRRSILVELTESGEAMFAEHDRLHLRLIEELTSEISDSEREVFLNCLEKMNKAF; encoded by the coding sequence ATGAGTTCTTTAAATAATTTAAATCATAGTGTTGTAGAGTTTTATGAGAAGTTGTCGTCCTGGGAGAATGATATTGTACGTGGGAAGGGGATTACTCTTCCTCAGATGCATACTCTAGAGGTGCTTGGCAGTCAGCAGCCTATGCGGATGAAAGAGTTGGCTCAGGGTATGGGGATAACTACGGGTACTCTGACCGTCCTCGTTGACAGGCTTGAAATTAAAGGATTTGTCTGTCGTAAACCTCATGACTCTGATCGGCGTTCCATCCTTGTTGAATTAACCGAATCCGGTGAAGCTATGTTTGCAGAACATGATCGGCTACATCTACGTTTGATCGAAGAGCTTACTTCTGAGATCTCAGACTCCGAGCGTGAGGTCTTTTTGAATTGCTTGGAGAAAATGAATAAAGCATTTTGA
- a CDS encoding ribonucleoside triphosphate reductase: MPKQILKRDGRLESWSTTRISEAIFKALKASGIKDPLLGKRLGKKVEHKLAEYDVPEQETVQDMVQLVLMESRLYSVAERYIIYREKRRELRKQDETYLDITGTIESYLDRSDWRVNENSNMGHSFQGLMLHMSGAVQARYCLEKYPEEIRLAHEHGYFHIHDLSFGLAGYCAGWSLRDLLIEGFGLRGRCSSSPAKHFDSVTGQMVNFLGTLQNEWAGAQAFNNVDTYLAPFVRHDGLDYTRVKQIVQKLIFNLNTTSRWGGQSPFTNFTFDMVPPKHIASEPVIIGGEFQDTTYGEYAAEMEMINKAFVEVMLEGDSDGRIFSFPIPTYNVTPDFPWETEVGELLLEMTAKYGAPYFQNFINSDMNPEDVRSMCCRLQMDVREIRKKTGGLFGAGDLTGSIGVVTLNLPKLAYLAQGEEDFLDLVSEYATLAKDSLEFKRKLVSANFESGMFPFSQYYLKNGFKGHFSTIGLIGGNEACHNILGKGIETEAGTRLMQRVLNHLRDLVVRFQEETDNLYNLEATPGEGTCYRLAKIDKNLYADIYTAGDDVPYYTNSTLLPAGATEDVVYALEHQNKLQTLYNGGTVFHTFLGEAVSDTKALRNFIIKAMTNTKIPYISVTPTFSICEDHGYLYGEHFECPTCGKDAEVYTRIVGYYRPVNRWNKGKQEEYKERAEYGHSSCGCSAPGGVVVESL; encoded by the coding sequence ATGCCAAAACAAATTTTGAAACGTGACGGTAGACTAGAATCATGGTCAACAACCAGAATCTCTGAAGCAATTTTCAAAGCACTTAAAGCCAGCGGGATAAAAGACCCACTTTTAGGCAAGCGTCTGGGTAAAAAGGTTGAGCATAAACTAGCGGAGTATGACGTTCCTGAGCAGGAAACAGTTCAGGATATGGTTCAGCTTGTCCTTATGGAGAGCCGCCTCTATTCCGTTGCAGAGCGTTACATTATATATCGTGAAAAAAGACGTGAACTTCGTAAACAGGATGAAACATATCTGGATATTACCGGAACTATTGAAAGTTATCTGGACCGTTCGGACTGGCGCGTAAATGAAAATTCCAATATGGGCCATTCTTTTCAGGGACTTATGCTGCATATGTCAGGAGCTGTTCAGGCTCGTTACTGCCTTGAAAAGTATCCTGAAGAAATCAGACTTGCTCATGAACATGGTTACTTTCATATCCACGATCTTTCTTTCGGACTTGCAGGATATTGCGCAGGTTGGTCACTTCGCGATTTATTGATCGAAGGGTTCGGTCTGCGCGGACGTTGTTCATCTTCTCCGGCTAAGCATTTTGATTCTGTTACCGGACAGATGGTAAATTTTCTTGGAACATTGCAGAATGAATGGGCTGGAGCACAGGCTTTTAACAACGTAGATACATATCTCGCTCCTTTCGTCAGACATGACGGCCTCGATTATACCCGTGTTAAGCAGATTGTTCAGAAGTTGATATTTAATTTGAATACCACCTCTCGCTGGGGTGGACAGAGTCCTTTCACCAACTTCACTTTTGATATGGTTCCTCCTAAGCACATTGCCAGCGAGCCTGTAATTATCGGCGGAGAGTTTCAGGATACAACTTACGGTGAATATGCTGCTGAAATGGAAATGATTAATAAAGCGTTTGTAGAAGTCATGCTCGAAGGAGACTCTGACGGACGTATTTTCTCCTTTCCGATTCCTACTTACAACGTAACTCCTGATTTCCCTTGGGAAACTGAAGTCGGTGAACTGCTTCTAGAAATGACAGCCAAATACGGTGCACCATATTTCCAGAATTTCATCAATTCCGACATGAATCCGGAAGATGTTCGCTCCATGTGCTGCCGTCTTCAGATGGATGTCAGAGAAATCCGCAAAAAAACAGGTGGCCTTTTTGGAGCAGGTGATCTGACCGGTTCTATAGGGGTTGTTACTCTTAACCTGCCTAAGCTTGCTTACCTTGCTCAGGGTGAAGAAGACTTTCTTGATCTCGTTTCTGAGTATGCGACCCTTGCCAAGGATTCTTTGGAGTTCAAACGCAAGCTGGTTTCAGCTAACTTTGAAAGCGGTATGTTCCCGTTCTCACAGTATTACTTGAAAAACGGGTTTAAGGGACACTTCAGCACCATTGGTTTGATCGGTGGTAACGAAGCATGTCATAATATACTTGGTAAAGGTATCGAAACTGAAGCTGGAACCAGATTAATGCAGCGTGTTCTTAATCATTTGCGTGATCTAGTTGTTAGATTTCAGGAAGAAACAGATAATCTATACAATCTTGAAGCCACTCCAGGTGAAGGTACATGTTATCGTTTGGCTAAGATTGATAAGAATCTCTACGCGGATATTTATACCGCAGGTGATGATGTTCCTTACTACACAAACTCTACTCTGCTGCCTGCCGGAGCTACGGAAGATGTTGTTTATGCTCTTGAACATCAGAACAAATTGCAGACACTTTATAATGGCGGAACCGTTTTCCATACTTTCCTCGGTGAAGCTGTTTCAGATACCAAGGCACTGCGTAATTTTATAATCAAGGCTATGACCAATACTAAGATCCCATACATCTCAGTAACTCCCACTTTTTCAATCTGCGAAGATCATGGTTATCTGTATGGGGAGCATTTTGAATGCCCTACCTGCGGTAAGGACGCGGAAGTTTATACTCGTATTGTAGGCTACTATCGCCCTGTTAATCGCTGGAATAAAGGTAAGCAGGAAGAATACAAAGAAAGGGCTGAATATGGTCATTCTTCGTGTGGGTGCAGTGCTCCCGGCGGAGTAGTTGTAGAATCCTTATAA
- a CDS encoding methyl-accepting chemotaxis protein, with protein sequence MKVKSINTKLAFLIAGIVFVCIAVFVVVVSSLTNNAVYEIQKQNMEVLNQKLVQQAESFLDISRLDLKGYASNREYRHAFVDSYARSSVKRSLQSRIKEHGGIRVMGGFDKTGKLVFGLNNKGKDVTGLDLRNSKYIQEILNGKDFAISDMIKAKDGDGRVVMMAVPVKDAGGRMFGGFLVGLDWDKYARDLIDHVTIGKNGYAYIINDKGIFIAHPDGSLIGKDASSNSFIKKSLSAKKGFISYEWKGQEKVQSFMDVPMTGWVVCMSVYVSDLTEAATYERNILIAMGIAMALFLVGAIVFATRKQIIVPMDLIKNFTSEISHGNFKAELEGVFTCELLELSDNIKHMVAELKNKLGFSEGVLKGISIPCIVADADEKVLFVNRGMLETFSRPGVPSDYIGRTVGDVVYNDSSRSTVIGKVIKENHALSNLEMDMPSPSGEIFNLLVNVSPLFDLDERMLGAILMATDMTEIKKQQRVIEENSIMISDAAESATEISNQVAGFADSLAAQIEQSSRGAEEQSVMASEAATAMDEMNSTVFEVARNASTAAGIADEAQVKAHSGNKMVVEAVETMTEVHANSEALSHDMAELGTQAEGIGNIMGVITDIADQTNLLALNAAIEAARAGDAGRGFAVVADEVRKLAEKTMTATGEVGSYITLIQNSTRKNIVSAEKSTESILTVTELVNKSGDVLKEIVASISETSDQVRSIATASEQQSAASEEISRSTGQINTIAGETAQAMTESAEAVSKLTALAHELNSIIAKMQG encoded by the coding sequence ATGAAAGTTAAAAGTATAAATACAAAATTAGCGTTTTTAATTGCAGGGATTGTATTTGTTTGTATTGCCGTTTTTGTTGTTGTGGTCAGTTCACTTACCAATAACGCTGTATATGAGATTCAAAAGCAGAATATGGAAGTTTTGAATCAGAAATTAGTTCAGCAAGCAGAGAGTTTTCTTGATATTTCAAGACTAGATCTGAAGGGATATGCCAGCAACCGCGAGTATCGTCATGCATTTGTGGATTCATATGCCCGTTCCAGTGTGAAGAGGTCATTGCAGAGCAGGATTAAGGAGCATGGCGGCATACGGGTTATGGGAGGCTTTGATAAAACTGGAAAGTTAGTTTTTGGTCTTAATAATAAAGGTAAGGATGTCACTGGTCTTGATTTGAGAAACAGCAAATATATCCAAGAGATTCTTAACGGAAAAGATTTTGCCATCTCTGATATGATCAAAGCTAAAGACGGTGACGGCAGAGTTGTCATGATGGCTGTTCCTGTAAAGGATGCCGGTGGGCGTATGTTTGGCGGTTTTCTTGTTGGTTTGGATTGGGATAAATATGCGCGCGATTTAATTGATCATGTCACGATAGGTAAAAATGGATATGCATATATTATTAATGATAAAGGGATATTTATTGCTCACCCTGACGGGAGTCTTATTGGGAAAGACGCATCTTCCAATTCTTTTATAAAAAAGAGTCTTTCAGCTAAAAAGGGTTTCATCTCCTATGAATGGAAGGGGCAGGAAAAAGTGCAGTCTTTCATGGATGTTCCTATGACAGGCTGGGTTGTATGCATGTCTGTCTATGTTTCCGATTTAACTGAAGCAGCAACATATGAAAGAAATATTTTGATAGCCATGGGAATTGCCATGGCATTATTTTTGGTTGGAGCAATTGTTTTTGCTACACGCAAACAGATTATTGTTCCGATGGACCTGATTAAAAATTTCACCTCTGAAATTTCGCATGGTAATTTCAAAGCTGAGCTTGAAGGTGTTTTTACCTGTGAGCTATTAGAGCTTTCTGACAATATTAAACACATGGTTGCCGAGCTTAAAAATAAGCTTGGTTTTTCTGAAGGAGTTCTTAAGGGAATCTCGATTCCATGTATTGTTGCTGATGCTGACGAAAAGGTCCTTTTCGTAAACCGGGGTATGCTGGAGACATTTAGCCGTCCCGGAGTCCCTTCAGATTATATAGGTAGAACTGTAGGTGATGTTGTATATAACGACTCTTCACGCTCAACTGTTATAGGCAAGGTAATTAAAGAAAACCATGCACTGAGTAATTTGGAAATGGATATGCCTAGTCCGAGTGGTGAAATCTTTAATTTGCTGGTAAACGTTTCACCTCTGTTCGACCTTGATGAACGCATGCTGGGTGCAATTTTAATGGCAACCGATATGACTGAAATTAAAAAGCAGCAGCGTGTGATTGAAGAAAATAGTATTATGATTTCGGATGCTGCTGAAAGTGCAACAGAAATTTCAAATCAAGTCGCTGGTTTTGCGGATTCTCTTGCCGCACAGATAGAACAATCCAGCAGAGGTGCGGAAGAACAGAGCGTAATGGCCAGTGAGGCAGCTACCGCTATGGACGAAATGAACTCAACTGTTTTTGAAGTAGCTCGTAATGCCTCCACGGCCGCAGGTATTGCTGATGAAGCTCAGGTGAAAGCTCATTCAGGGAATAAGATGGTTGTTGAGGCTGTTGAAACCATGACTGAAGTTCATGCTAACTCTGAGGCATTGAGTCATGATATGGCTGAACTTGGCACGCAGGCTGAAGGTATCGGGAATATTATGGGTGTTATTACTGATATTGCCGATCAGACAAATCTTCTTGCTTTAAACGCTGCTATTGAAGCCGCGAGGGCCGGTGATGCAGGACGCGGTTTTGCTGTAGTTGCTGATGAAGTAAGGAAACTTGCAGAAAAAACCATGACAGCTACCGGAGAAGTCGGCTCGTATATTACTCTGATTCAAAACAGCACTCGTAAGAATATCGTGAGTGCTGAAAAATCTACAGAATCTATTTTGACAGTAACTGAGCTGGTTAATAAATCCGGTGATGTTCTGAAAGAAATTGTAGCCAGTATCTCTGAAACAAGTGATCAGGTTCGCAGTATTGCAACCGCTTCTGAGCAACAATCTGCAGCCAGTGAAGAAATAAGTCGTTCAACCGGTCAAATTAATACTATTGCCGGAGAGACAGCACAGGCTATGACAGAGTCTGCTGAAGCTGTAAGTAAGCTGACGGCTTTGGCGCATGAATTGAATTCTATTATTGCTAAGATGCAGGGCTAA
- the nhaB gene encoding sodium/proton antiporter NhaB encodes MPKTIPQALQKNFLGNSSDWYKLTIIGFLIINPILLATAGPFITGWILIAEFIFTLAMALKCYPLPASGLLAIEAIALGMASPKVVYEETLHNFPVILLLMFMVAGIYFMKDMLQYAFTKILLRIKSKLTISLLFCFSGAFLSAFLDALTVTAVLIAVAYGFYGIYHRFASTGQCSVTDDSSLKEECVSHLGEFRGFLRNLLMHGAVGTALGGVCTIVGEPQNLLIGHVMNWEFMEFFYRTAPVSMPVLAMGLLTCILLEVTGIFGYGFKLPTNVRQILEEEDKKKDEQMSLKQKAALLIQACAAVFLIFALALHLAEVGLIGLSIIVALTALNGVTEEHRIGHAFEEALPFTALLVVFFAIVAVIHEQHLFTPVIHAVLGLEGKVQLAAYYLANGFLSMISDNVFVATVYISETKAAFLSGAISKEQFDLLAVAINTGTNIPSVATPNGQAAFLFLLTSAISPLIRLSYGEMVKMAFPYTVVMTLTGLGAVWWWL; translated from the coding sequence GTGCCCAAAACAATCCCACAAGCCCTTCAAAAAAACTTTCTAGGCAATTCTTCGGATTGGTACAAGCTGACTATAATCGGATTTTTAATTATCAACCCTATTCTTCTGGCCACTGCAGGCCCTTTCATTACCGGTTGGATTTTAATAGCTGAATTCATTTTTACACTTGCAATGGCTTTAAAATGCTACCCTCTGCCAGCGAGTGGATTGCTTGCTATAGAAGCCATTGCTTTAGGCATGGCCTCACCAAAAGTGGTTTATGAAGAAACACTGCATAACTTTCCGGTTATTCTTCTTTTAATGTTTATGGTTGCCGGAATCTACTTTATGAAGGATATGCTTCAGTATGCCTTCACAAAGATTCTTCTTCGCATCAAATCAAAACTTACAATTTCGCTACTATTTTGTTTTTCAGGAGCTTTCCTGTCTGCTTTCCTTGACGCTTTAACTGTAACAGCAGTGCTTATTGCCGTTGCATACGGATTTTATGGAATTTACCATAGATTCGCATCAACAGGCCAATGCTCTGTGACAGATGACTCTTCCTTAAAAGAAGAATGTGTAAGTCACTTAGGTGAATTCAGAGGATTCCTAAGAAACCTGCTTATGCATGGTGCTGTTGGTACAGCTCTTGGCGGCGTATGCACCATTGTCGGGGAACCTCAAAACCTGCTTATCGGACATGTTATGAACTGGGAGTTTATGGAATTTTTCTATAGAACTGCCCCAGTCTCTATGCCTGTTCTAGCCATGGGCCTTCTGACCTGCATCCTTCTCGAAGTCACCGGAATATTCGGATACGGATTTAAGTTACCAACCAATGTCCGCCAGATTCTTGAAGAAGAAGATAAAAAGAAAGATGAACAGATGTCTCTTAAACAAAAGGCGGCTCTCCTCATTCAAGCTTGCGCAGCAGTCTTTCTCATCTTCGCTCTGGCTTTACACCTCGCGGAGGTAGGACTTATCGGTTTGAGCATTATCGTTGCTCTTACAGCTCTTAACGGAGTGACTGAAGAACATCGCATAGGACATGCCTTCGAAGAAGCTCTTCCGTTTACAGCTCTTCTGGTCGTATTCTTCGCCATAGTTGCGGTCATTCATGAACAGCACCTCTTTACTCCAGTTATTCACGCAGTATTGGGTCTTGAAGGTAAAGTTCAGCTCGCCGCCTACTATCTTGCAAACGGTTTCCTTTCCATGATTTCTGATAATGTATTTGTTGCAACAGTATATATATCAGAAACCAAAGCGGCATTTCTTAGCGGAGCAATTTCTAAAGAACAGTTTGACCTTCTGGCTGTTGCCATTAACACAGGAACAAATATTCCAAGTGTGGCAACTCCTAACGGACAGGCGGCTTTCCTGTTCCTGCTCACTTCCGCAATTTCGCCTCTGATCAGACTTTCTTATGGAGAAATGGTTAAGATGGCATTCCCGTACACAGTAGTAATGACCCTTACCGGGCTCGGAGCAGTCTGGTGGTGGTTATAA
- a CDS encoding transferase, translating to MKQLNKLIDHIVHRVNINLREPLVDVGPFIKDLIPKDSFALYYAFYSLTNTHPLKFHFRHSSVGGTYFLGKCVVDHSILHKSDIRGDELKRKGHLVAVSGHNIKLRDDEVIYIRDSFLMKTLVHNNSHDPENLEVFKISNTVSLHYANIHGTSVEGCFLEPFSTVDLSICHDCAIGSYSYVQAGELSHKRIRPGRVWVKADGAFEFNYQFPTEVLAKYIRIEESRPKGMFIDFFAERKEDFIPIYSAVNPENMIDVPEGASVSPYAVIKGTCKVDKNVLIAQRAYLEDSILGPGSNAQENCYIINSVYDGYNVTAHGGKVIYTHLHRNIFVGFNSFLNGKKECQIEVGAGSIIMPHTIIDTEEPVVIPENSLVWGYISKQKDLEMHSISLTDFAALKGQFRLGDLTFEGIGAKFVEGFRHRIEHILECNGAFWDGSDEKAGHAQQTQDISFNILQPYPEGDLKGLYPELSIDPLEPSEL from the coding sequence ATGAAACAGCTGAATAAGCTTATCGACCATATCGTGCATCGCGTGAATATCAATCTACGCGAGCCGCTTGTCGATGTAGGCCCTTTCATCAAGGACCTCATCCCCAAAGACAGTTTTGCGCTGTACTACGCGTTCTACTCTTTAACGAACACTCACCCTCTTAAATTCCACTTTCGACATTCCAGTGTCGGTGGAACCTACTTCCTTGGCAAATGCGTCGTTGACCATTCCATTCTTCATAAAAGCGATATTCGCGGTGATGAACTAAAACGGAAAGGACATCTTGTTGCCGTCAGCGGTCACAACATAAAGCTTCGTGATGATGAAGTTATTTACATCAGAGACAGTTTTCTAATGAAAACACTGGTGCATAACAACTCACACGATCCCGAAAACCTTGAAGTTTTCAAAATATCAAACACAGTATCCCTGCATTACGCCAACATCCACGGAACATCAGTTGAAGGCTGCTTTCTTGAACCTTTTTCAACTGTTGATTTATCCATCTGTCATGATTGTGCCATAGGATCTTACTCATACGTTCAAGCAGGAGAACTTTCTCATAAAAGAATTCGTCCCGGACGCGTATGGGTCAAAGCCGACGGAGCCTTTGAATTCAACTATCAGTTCCCAACTGAAGTCCTCGCAAAATACATCCGCATTGAAGAAAGCAGGCCTAAAGGCATGTTCATAGACTTTTTTGCAGAGAGAAAAGAAGACTTTATTCCCATTTACTCCGCTGTGAATCCTGAAAATATGATTGATGTACCGGAAGGGGCATCGGTCAGTCCTTACGCTGTAATTAAAGGAACATGTAAAGTTGATAAGAATGTTCTTATCGCTCAAAGAGCCTACCTTGAAGATTCAATTCTGGGGCCTGGCTCTAATGCACAGGAAAATTGTTATATAATTAACTCAGTCTATGATGGGTATAACGTTACAGCTCATGGTGGAAAAGTTATTTACACTCACCTGCACCGAAATATTTTCGTCGGTTTTAACTCCTTTTTAAATGGTAAAAAGGAATGCCAAATTGAAGTCGGTGCCGGTTCAATCATAATGCCCCACACTATTATTGATACTGAGGAACCAGTTGTCATCCCAGAGAATAGTCTTGTCTGGGGTTATATCAGCAAGCAGAAAGACCTTGAAATGCACTCTATATCTTTAACAGACTTCGCTGCACTAAAAGGCCAATTCCGACTTGGTGACCTGACTTTTGAAGGCATAGGAGCAAAGTTTGTTGAGGGTTTCAGACATCGTATTGAACATATCCTTGAATGCAATGGAGCCTTCTGGGACGGATCAGATGAAAAAGCAGGACATGCCCAGCAAACTCAGGACATCTCTTTCAACATCCTTCAGCCTTATCCGGAAGGCGATTTGAAAGGACTTTACCCGGAACTGTCAATCGACCCGTTAGAGCCTAGTGAGCTATAG
- a CDS encoding SLC13 family permease produces the protein MSAATLSKPKSFDFKRLFFMLLGLTLFAVVYYCPAWPDAIDPMGEHFILSQEAKGAIGVFLLAGTWWVFEVVPIGITSLAIGVLQAMFFIRPAKVAFKDFMDPSVLFIFASIMIGLVFTKTGLTKRLAYKMLMVVGEKTKNIYLGVFVVTALLTHIMAHTAVAATIYPLLLAIYALYGEGNKPTKFGKGLFIGMAYIAGAGSIVTLLGAARGAVAIGFFQEILGRDVTFFELTYYMAPIGWGMVFLLWGFFMIFLKPEKKTIPGLREKARELNKQMGPLSRDEIMAAVLVGSIILIMSLRSFIPELKAIDKTAIILVSSISFFIFKILDINDLEDIPWNIILLFAGAMSIGFCLWETGAAKWMAVNWLTIFQNSHWFVFVMSIAFFVLMMTNFIMNVAAIAISLPVALVIAPYLGVAPEVILFVALVVAGMPFLLLVGAAPNAIAYDSGQFTTGEFFLYGIPASIMLLIVVGFAVLVLWPMMGMPVTLPG, from the coding sequence ATGAGCGCAGCTACTCTATCAAAGCCAAAATCTTTTGATTTTAAAAGACTTTTCTTCATGCTGCTAGGTTTAACTCTGTTCGCAGTGGTTTATTATTGCCCGGCATGGCCTGATGCTATCGACCCTATGGGCGAACATTTTATACTCTCTCAGGAAGCCAAAGGAGCAATTGGAGTTTTCCTGTTGGCTGGCACATGGTGGGTATTTGAGGTTGTACCAATCGGCATAACTTCACTGGCAATCGGTGTATTGCAGGCTATGTTTTTTATCCGCCCTGCCAAAGTTGCATTTAAAGATTTCATGGACCCTTCTGTTCTTTTTATCTTTGCTTCAATCATGATTGGACTTGTTTTCACCAAAACCGGACTGACTAAACGGCTTGCATATAAAATGCTCATGGTTGTAGGTGAGAAAACCAAGAATATATATTTAGGAGTATTCGTTGTTACTGCACTGTTAACTCATATTATGGCTCATACAGCAGTCGCTGCAACAATTTACCCTCTCCTTTTAGCAATTTACGCACTGTACGGCGAAGGAAACAAGCCTACCAAGTTCGGTAAAGGGCTTTTTATAGGCATGGCTTATATTGCCGGAGCAGGTTCCATTGTAACCTTGCTCGGAGCTGCACGAGGCGCTGTTGCTATCGGATTCTTTCAAGAGATCCTTGGTAGAGATGTCACTTTCTTTGAACTGACATATTATATGGCACCAATCGGATGGGGTATGGTCTTTCTGCTTTGGGGATTTTTTATGATATTTCTCAAGCCGGAAAAGAAAACCATTCCGGGACTGCGTGAAAAAGCAAGGGAACTGAATAAGCAGATGGGACCGCTGAGTCGTGATGAAATAATGGCGGCAGTTCTCGTAGGTTCAATTATTCTTATCATGAGTTTAAGATCATTTATCCCTGAACTTAAAGCTATTGATAAAACAGCAATCATTCTGGTTTCTTCGATCTCATTTTTTATATTCAAGATCCTTGATATCAATGACCTCGAAGATATTCCATGGAACATTATTCTTCTCTTTGCAGGAGCAATGTCTATCGGATTTTGCCTATGGGAAACAGGTGCTGCAAAATGGATGGCTGTAAATTGGCTGACAATTTTTCAAAATTCTCATTGGTTTGTGTTTGTTATGTCCATAGCTTTCTTCGTCCTGATGATGACCAACTTTATTATGAACGTAGCCGCAATCGCAATTTCACTGCCGGTGGCACTGGTAATTGCTCCATATTTGGGAGTTGCGCCGGAAGTAATCCTGTTCGTAGCCCTTGTAGTTGCGGGTATGCCGTTTCTTCTACTAGTAGGAGCAGCCCCGAATGCCATAGCTTATGATTCCGGACAATTTACTACTGGAGAATTCTTTTTATATGGAATCCCGGCCAGCATAATGCTCTTAATCGTAGTAGGTTTTGCGGTTTTAGTACTCTGGCCGATGATGGGAATGCCTGTAACCTTGCCCGGTTAA
- a CDS encoding CBS domain-containing protein gives MENIKVKDLMIPVKEYSRIKKHTTIHQAMLKLIKEGNDKNLSHPHRDILVEDENGKTIGKLTILDIFIHMEPSYFKFLSSNKNNFLDRKFVQRVFKDFNLWDEPMTTICSSISEVKVEKIMYKPALSEILDEDDSLDKALHSYIMGIHQPLLIQKNGTITGVLRLGDVFEKVRDSILTCAIKTTDKIKE, from the coding sequence ATGGAAAACATTAAAGTAAAAGATCTCATGATTCCGGTAAAAGAATATAGCCGAATCAAAAAACATACTACAATTCATCAGGCTATGCTCAAATTGATTAAAGAGGGCAATGATAAAAATTTATCGCATCCTCACCGTGATATTTTAGTAGAAGATGAGAATGGAAAAACAATCGGTAAACTAACGATACTTGATATTTTCATACATATGGAACCTTCCTATTTCAAATTCCTTTCAAGTAATAAAAATAACTTTCTAGATAGAAAATTTGTTCAAAGAGTTTTTAAGGACTTCAACCTTTGGGATGAACCGATGACGACTATTTGCTCCAGTATCAGCGAAGTCAAAGTTGAAAAGATTATGTACAAGCCTGCTCTCTCTGAAATTTTAGATGAGGACGACAGTCTGGATAAAGCTCTCCATTCTTACATTATGGGCATCCACCAACCTCTTTTGATTCAAAAAAACGGAACAATTACCGGAGTACTTCGCCTTGGGGATGTCTTTGAAAAGGTAAGAGACTCGATCCTGACTTGTGCAATAAAAACTACGGACAAAATCAAGGAGTAA